GAAAAATATTTAGGCGTTCCTTATAAATATGCCGGAAATACTTCATCTGGTTTTGATTGCTCTGGTCTAGTTTCTAAAGTTTTTATAGAGAATAATAAAACCCTTCCTAGGCGTTCAACAGATCAGGCATTGGAGGGGAATAGTATATCTGTTAAAGAAATTAAAGCAGGAGATTTAGTTTTTTTCGCAACTATGGGAGGTGCTAAAGTCTCTCATGTGGGTATTGTTCATACCATAGAAACCGATGGGGAAATTAAATTTATCCATGCTTCAACTTCTAAAGGAGTTATTATTTCGTCTCTAAACGAAACTTACTGGAACAAATCTTTTTTATTTGCAAGAAGAATACTTTAATATAAAATACAAATATGTCATTACAACAAACAATAGAAAATCTTTGGGAGAACAGAGATTTATTACAAAATGAAGAAAACCAAAAAGCAATTAGAGAAGTTATTGCTAAACTAGACAAAGGAGAGCTTCGTGTAGCTGAACCTACGGCTAACGGCTGGCAAGTAAACGAATGGGTAAAAAAGGCGGTAGTAATGTATTTTCCTATTCAAAAGATGGAAACTATCGAAGTAGGACCTTTTGAGTTTCATGATAAAATGCCTTTGAAAAGAAACTACGCTGAAAAAGGAGTAAGAGTAGTGCCTCATGCTGTGGCTAGAGAAGGGGCTTACATAGCATCTGGGGTTATTATGATGCCATCTTATGTAAACATTGGGGCATATGTAGATAGTGGTACTATGGTAGATACTTGGGCTACAGTGGGAAGTTGTGCTCAAATAGGTAAAAATGTACATCTAAGTGGAGGAGTTGGTATTGGAGGGGTTTTAGAGCCATTACAAGCAGCACCTGTAATTATAGAAGATGATGTTTTTGTGGGATCTAGATGCATTGTAGTAGAAGGTGTACATGTGGAAAAAGAAGCGGTTTTAGGTGCTAATGTGGTACTAACAGGTTCTACTAAGATTATAGATGTAACAGGAGAGCAACCTGTTGAATATAAAGGGAGAGTACCAGCTCGTTCAGTAGTAATTCCAGGAAGTCTTACCAAGAAATTCCCAGCAGGAGAGTATCAAGTACCTTGTGCTTTAATTATAGGAAAAAGAAAAGAATCAACAGATAAGAAAACTTCTCTTAACGATGCTTTAAGAGAGAATAATGTAGCGGTATAGTCTTTATGTCTGTAAAAACAAAATTGCTAAAATGGTTCTATAATCCAAAAGTAATTTTTGGGGTTTATTCCTTGGCGGCTATTTTTTCTGCACTTAGTAAATATTTTCACGGGAAAGAGGCTTATAATAATTATTTGTTATTCAAATATGTATTCTTCCATACAGTAGATAAGAAGAATTTATATGCACAATATCCTGAACTTTACTTTGATAGCAACCATTACGGAATATTCTTTAGTACGATAATAATGCCTTTCGCATTGATGCCAGATGCATTAGGAATGGTCTTGTGGAATTTAGCAAATGTATGGCTGCTGATGTACGCATTCGCTAAGCTACCCATATCTACTAATAAAAAAACATTGTTAGCATGGTTGTGTTTACAGGAATATATTACAGCAGCAGTAAGTTTTCAATTTAATGTTGGGCTTACTGCCTTGCTTATATTATCAGCCATTTATGTTGATAACAAAAAGGAAATACATGCGTCTGTAGCTATTTTGACTGGCTTTTTTGTGAAAATTTATGGGATTGCAGGGTTAGCATTTTTCCCCTTTATATCGAATAAAAAGAAGTTTATTTTTTCCTCTTTAGGAGTTTTTGTTCTCTTTTTAATTCTGCCTATGCTCCTATCTGATATGCATTTTGGACTTCAGTCTTACCTAGATTGGTATCAGTCTTTAAGTGGAAAAAATCTATCTAATCAGATTTTAGGAAATAGACAAGATTTTTCTTTAATGGGAATTGTAAGGCGAGTTCTTGGAGACCCTAATATATCAAACTTAGTATTTTTGGTACCTGGAATTATTCTCTTTGCATTGCCGTATATTAGGTTTTCACAATATAAAGCCAC
This Riemerella anatipestifer DNA region includes the following protein-coding sequences:
- a CDS encoding C40 family peptidase, which encodes MRRFIGFVLFSVLLVSCGTSKKPTTTSKVSKVASKTLSSENSGVVTKEARKIIKTAEKYLGVPYKYAGNTSSGFDCSGLVSKVFIENNKTLPRRSTDQALEGNSISVKEIKAGDLVFFATMGGAKVSHVGIVHTIETDGEIKFIHASTSKGVIISSLNETYWNKSFLFARRIL
- a CDS encoding 2,3,4,5-tetrahydropyridine-2,6-dicarboxylate N-succinyltransferase; its protein translation is MSLQQTIENLWENRDLLQNEENQKAIREVIAKLDKGELRVAEPTANGWQVNEWVKKAVVMYFPIQKMETIEVGPFEFHDKMPLKRNYAEKGVRVVPHAVAREGAYIASGVIMMPSYVNIGAYVDSGTMVDTWATVGSCAQIGKNVHLSGGVGIGGVLEPLQAAPVIIEDDVFVGSRCIVVEGVHVEKEAVLGANVVLTGSTKIIDVTGEQPVEYKGRVPARSVVIPGSLTKKFPAGEYQVPCALIIGKRKESTDKKTSLNDALRENNVAV
- a CDS encoding glycosyltransferase family 87 protein; the protein is MSVKTKLLKWFYNPKVIFGVYSLAAIFSALSKYFHGKEAYNNYLLFKYVFFHTVDKKNLYAQYPELYFDSNHYGIFFSTIIMPFALMPDALGMVLWNLANVWLLMYAFAKLPISTNKKTLLAWLCLQEYITAAVSFQFNVGLTALLILSAIYVDNKKEIHASVAILTGFFVKIYGIAGLAFFPFISNKKKFIFSSLGVFVLFLILPMLLSDMHFGLQSYLDWYQSLSGKNLSNQILGNRQDFSLMGIVRRVLGDPNISNLVFLVPGIILFALPYIRFSQYKATAFRLMILASTLLFIVLFSSGSESPTYIIAVAGVMIWFVIQKNQTFTTMALMLFVMVLTCFSFSDLFPRSIKEDYVIKYSLKALPCCLVWFRILYELLVKDFEKDYSLT